A window from Culex pipiens pallens isolate TS chromosome 3, TS_CPP_V2, whole genome shotgun sequence encodes these proteins:
- the LOC120419988 gene encoding facilitated trehalose transporter Tret1 isoform X2 yields the protein MVKLLMRADTHVSFTVPAEEPVAKCTFSQVLAALSVSLGSMVVGFSSAYTSPALVSMKDRNITSFEVTDQSGSWVGGIMPLAGLVGGILGGPLIEYLGRKNTILATATPFIISWLLIACATHVAMVLVGRALSGFSVGVASLSLPVYLGETVQPEVRGTLGLLPTAFGNIGILLCFVAGNYMDWSELAFLGATLPVPFLILMFLIPETPRWYVSRGRDDRARKALQWLRGKKADVDPELKGIIKSHQDAERHASQSAMLDLLKKTNLKPLMISLGLMFFQQLSGINAVIFYTVQIFQDAGSTIDENLCTIIVGVVNFIATFIATLLIDRLGRKMLLYISDIAMIITLMTLGGFFYVKNNGGDVSHIGWLPLASFVIFVLGFSLGFGPIPWLMMGEILPGKIRGSAASVATAFNWSCTFVVTKTFADVIAAIGTHGAFWLFGSVCVVGLVFVIMYVPETQGKSLEDIERKMCGRVRRMSSVANIKPLSFNM from the exons ATGGTTAAGCTGTTGATGCGCGCAGACACCCACGTGTCCTTCACGGTGCCCGCGGAAGAACCGGTGGCCAAGTGCACATTTTCGCAG GTCTTGGCAGCACTCTCGGTCTCGCTAGGTTCCATGGTTGTGGGATTCTCGTCAGCGTACACCTCGCCGGCGCTGGTGTCCATGAAGGATCGCAACATCACCTCATTCGAAGTCACAGATCAGTCG GGTTCATGGGTCGGCGGTATTATGCCCTTGGCCGGTCTGGTGGGCGGCATTCTCGGCGGCCCGCTGATTGAGTACCTCGGTAGAAAGAACACCATCCTGGCGACCGCAACTCCGTTCATCATCTCGTGGCTGTTGATTGCCTGCGCTACCCACGTGGCGATGGTGCTGGTTG GTCGTGCCCTGTCCGGTTTCTCGGTGGGTGTGGCATCGCTGTCACTGCCGGTGTACCTCGGCGAGACGGTCCAGCCGGAAGTTCGCGGCACGCTCGGGCTGTTACCCACTGCCTTTGGTAACATTGGCATCCTGTTGTGCTTCGTGGCGGGAAATTACATGGACTGGTCCGAGCTGGCATTCCTCGGTGCGACCCTGCCCGTGCCCTTCCTCATCCTGATGTTTTTGATTCCGGAGACTCCCCGCTGGTACGTCTCGCGAGGACGTGACGACCGTGCCCGTAAAGCCCTGCAGTGGCTGCGCGGAAAGAAGGCCGACGTAGACCCGGAACTGAAGGGTATCATCAAGTCGCACCAGGACGCCGAACGACATGCCTCGCAGAGCGCCATGCTGGACCTGCTCAAAAAGACCAACCTCAAACCGCTGATGATCTCGCTCGGCCTGATGTTCTTCCAGCAGCTGTCCGGTATCAACGCCGTCATCTTCTACACCGTACAGATCTTCCAGGACGCCGGCTCCACCATCGACGAGAACCTTTGCACGATCATCGTCGGTGTGGTGAACTTTATCGCGACCTTCATCGCCACCCTGCTGATCGATCGCCTCGGCAGAAAGATGCTCCTGTACATCTCGGACATTGCCATGATCATCACGCTGATGACGCTCGGTGGGTTCTTCTACGTGAAAAACAACGGGGGCGATGTGTCCCACATCGGATGGCTGCCGCTGGCGTCGTTCGTGATATTCGTGCTCGGCTTTTCGCTCGGATTTGGGCCCATTCCGTGGCTGATGATGGGTGAGATCCTGCCCGGCAAGATCCGTGGATCGGCCGCATCGGTCGCCACCGCCTTTAACTGGTCGTGCACGTTCGTGGTGACGAAAACTTTTGCTGACGTTATTG CCGCCATCGGAACGCACGGTGCCTTCTGGTTGTTCGGCTCGGTGTGCGTGGTCGGTTTGGTGTTCGTGATAATGTACGTGCCGGAGACGCAGGGCAAATCCCTGGAGGACATTGAGCGGAAGATGTGCGGCCGCGTCCGGCGAATGAGCTCGGTGGCCAACATTAAGCCGCTGTCGTTCAACATGTAA